Genomic DNA from Pseudomonas fitomaticsae:
CAGATGCGTCGGCGTATTGCGAATGCCGGGGAACATGGCGGGCGCCATGTCCGGTGAGTCGGTTTCCAGCACCACCGAGTCCAGCGGCAAATCGGCCAGCACCCGATGCATGCGCAACGCCTGCGGCCAGGTCGGTGCACCCCCGAGGCCGAGTTTGAAGCCGAGCTTGATGTATTCCCGCGCTTCTTCACGGCTGCCGGCGAAGGCGTGGATGATGCCGGCGCGCTTGAGCTTGAAGCGCTTGAGCGTGGCAATCACCGCCGCATGGCTGCGCCGCACGTGGATCAGCGCTGGCAACTCGAAATCCGCCGCCAATTGCAGTTGTGCCTCGAACAGCGCTTGCTGGCGTTCGCGGTCGAGTGTTTCGATGAAGTAATCCAGGCCGATTTCGCCGACCGCGCACAGTTGTCGATGACCCTTTAGCCGTGTCAGCCAATCGCCCAGAGCAAGCAGGTCTTCAGGCCGATGCTGATCGAGATAGACCGGGTGCAATCCGAACGCCGCGTACAAATCGGCGTCGCTTTGCACCAGATCCCACACCCGCTGCCAGTTCCCCTGGTAGACCCCGAGCACCACCATTCGCCGCACCCCGAGGGCGCGGCTTTCGCTCAGCAGCGCCGTGCGATCGGCGTCGAAGTCGGGGAAGTCCAGGTGGGTGTGGCTGTCGATCAGCTCCACGGCTCAGTCCCGGTGAATACGCTGCTTGAAGGTACGGGCGATGGCCTGCACGCCAGGCTGGTAATCCGATTGCTCGACTGCCGCCAGCGCCAGTTCCAGCGCCTTGTCGGCGATCAACTGATGCTGCTGGGCCATGGCGTTGACTGGCAGCGGCAGGAAGTCCAGCAACTGGGTGTCGCCAAATGTGCCGAGGCGCAGAGGGCGGGATTTGAGCGGGAAGTCATGCAGCGCGTCGAACACGCCCTGCAACAGCACGTAGGACGTGGTCACCAGCGCATCCGGCAAATGCCCGAGGCGTTGCAGGAGTTCTTCCATCAACTGCTTGCCGCACTCGCGGCTGAAGGACTCGGCGTGTTCGATCAGCACTTCACCCTTGAAGCCGGCCAGGGCTTGTTTGAACCCGGCGGCACGTTCCTGGCTGATGCTCAGTTCCGGGCGCGCGCCCAACAGCACGATCTGTTTCGGCTGCGGGTCGAGCAGGCTTTCGGTCAGGTGCAGGCTGGCTTCTCGGTCATCGCTGACCACCGAGCAGAAATGCTCGGCATCCATCACCCGGTCGATGGCAATGATCGGCAAACCCTTGGCCTGCAACTGGCGATAGCTGTCGTCACCGGCCGGCAGGCAACTGGCGACGATCAACGCATCGCAGCGCCGGGCGCGGAACAGTTGCAGCAGTTGCCGCTCGCTGTCCGGTGCATCGTCGGAGCTGGCGATCAGCAGCTGATAGCCCCGCGCACGGGCGCCTTGTTCCAGCAGTTTGGCGATCCGCGCGTAACTGGGGTTTTCCAGATCCGGCAGGATAAAACCCAGGGTCCGGGTGTGCCGACTGCGCAGCCCGGCCGCCTGTGGATTGGGGGTAAAGCCGTGCAGATCGACCACCGCCCGGACCCGCTCGACGGTGGCGGTGCTGATGCGTTGCTGTTCGGCCTTGCCGTTGATGACGTAGCTGGCGGTGGTCACGGACACTCCGGCCAACCGCGCGATATCACTGAGTTTCAACCCGGGATTTCCTTGTTTTTTCGAGCTTGCCGCGACATTTTCGCCAATCCTACCCGATTCAGGCAGGCGACCATTGTCGCAGCGCATCCGACAAGTTGGACTTCAAGGATGGGACATTATCGAGTAACGTGCCGATCAATCTAGATTAAACGTTTCAGCAGGCGTATTTTCTACGTTTTAGACGCCTTTGGCCGGTTCTGCCGTGAAACCGCCAAAACTGCCTCCTGAAAAGGATGGCCCACAGCGCCTAAGCTGCAACCATTCAAAACAATACCTGGCGTCATACGACGCCAAAAAGGAGATCGCATGCTCGAGCTCACTGTAGAGCAGATATCCATGGGCCAGTCGGCTGTGGATAAACCCGCCGCTTTGCAATTGCTGGCCAGTCATCTGGTCGCCGATGGTCTGGTCGCCGACGGATACCTCGCCGGCCTGCAGGCCCGGGAGGCTCAGGGCTCGACCTTCCTCGGCCAAGGCATTGCGATCCCCCACGGCACGCCCGAAACCCGCGATCAGGTGTTCGCTACCGGCGTGCGCCTGATGCAGTTTCCCGACGGCGTGGACTGGGGCGACGGCCAGATCGTTTATCTGGCCATCGGCATCGCCGCCAAATCCGACGAACACCTGCGCCTGCTGCAACTGCTGACCCGCGCCCTCGGCGAGACCGATCTGGGCCAGGCCCTGCGTCGCGCGAGCTCGCCCGAAGCACTGCTGAAACTGCTGCAAGGCGCGCCGCAAGAGCTGGCGCTGGATGCGCAGATGATCGGCCTCGGGGTCTCCGCCGACGATTTCGAAGAACTGGTCTGGCGTGGTGCGCGTCTGCTGCGCCAGGCCGATTGCGTGAGCAACGGTTTCGCCGGCGTGTTGCAGCAGGTCGAAGCGCTGCCGCTGGGCGATGGCCTGTGGTGGCTGCACAGCGAACAGACCGTGAAGCGTCCGGGCCTGGCGTTCGTCACGCCGGACAAACCGATGCGTTATCTCGGCCAGCCGCTCAGCGGTCTGTTTTGCCTGGCCAGCCTTGGTGAAGCGCATCAGGCGTTGCTCGAGCGTTTGTGCGCGTTGCTGATCGAAGGTCGCGGCCATGAACTGGGTCGCGCCACCAGCAGCCGCAAAGTCCTCGAAGTGCTCGGCGGCGAGTTGCCGGCCGATTGGCCGAGTGCGCGTATCGCACTGGCCAACGCCCATGGTCTGCATGCGCGGCCGGCGAAGATCCTCGCGCAACTGGCAAAGAGTTTTGACGGCGAAATCCGTATCCGCATCGTCGACGGTCAGGACAGCGCCGTATCGGTGAAGAGCCTGAGCAAACTGCTGAGCCTCGGCGCCCGTCGTGGCCAGGTGTTGGAAATCATCGCCGAGCCGAGTATCGCCGCTGACGCTCTGCCGGCGTTGCTGGCGGCCATCGAAGAAGGCCTCGGCGAGGAAGTCGAACCGTTGCCGGCCGTGAGTCAGCAGCGCGAAGTCATCGCCGACATCGCCGAAGTCCTGAGCGCCCCGGCCTCCGGCAGCCTGCTGCAAGCGATTCCCGCCGCTCCCGGTATTGCCATCGGCCCGGCGCACATTCAGGTCCAGCAAGCCATCGATTACCCGTTGCGCGGTGAGTCCGCCGCCATCGAGCGCGAGCGTCTCAAGCAAGCGCTGGCCGACGTGCGTCAGGACATTCAGGGCCTGATCGAACGCAGCAAGGCCAAGGCGATCCGCGAGATTTTCATCACCCACCAGGAAATGCTCGACGACCCGGAACTCACCGACGAAGTCGACACCCGTCTCAAGCAGGGCGAAAGCGCCGAAGCGGCCTGGATGGCCGTGATCGAGGCTGCCGCGAAACAACAGGAAGCGTTGCAGGATGCCTTGCTCGCCGAGCGCGCCGCCGACCTGCGCGACATTGGTCGCCGGGTGCTGGCGCAACTGTGTGGTGTGCAGACGCCCGCCGAGCCTGAGCAACCGTACATTCTGGTGATGGACGAGGTCGGTCCGTCCGATGTGGCGCGTCTGGATCCGGCGCGGGTCGCGGGGATTCTCACTGCCCGTGGTGGCG
This window encodes:
- a CDS encoding TatD family hydrolase encodes the protein MELIDSHTHLDFPDFDADRTALLSESRALGVRRMVVLGVYQGNWQRVWDLVQSDADLYAAFGLHPVYLDQHRPEDLLALGDWLTRLKGHRQLCAVGEIGLDYFIETLDRERQQALFEAQLQLAADFELPALIHVRRSHAAVIATLKRFKLKRAGIIHAFAGSREEAREYIKLGFKLGLGGAPTWPQALRMHRVLADLPLDSVVLETDSPDMAPAMFPGIRNTPTHLPAICDSLATLMNISAQQLAAASTANSCDVFGW
- the cra gene encoding catabolite repressor/activator, whose translation is MKLSDIARLAGVSVTTASYVINGKAEQQRISTATVERVRAVVDLHGFTPNPQAAGLRSRHTRTLGFILPDLENPSYARIAKLLEQGARARGYQLLIASSDDAPDSERQLLQLFRARRCDALIVASCLPAGDDSYRQLQAKGLPIIAIDRVMDAEHFCSVVSDDREASLHLTESLLDPQPKQIVLLGARPELSISQERAAGFKQALAGFKGEVLIEHAESFSRECGKQLMEELLQRLGHLPDALVTTSYVLLQGVFDALHDFPLKSRPLRLGTFGDTQLLDFLPLPVNAMAQQHQLIADKALELALAAVEQSDYQPGVQAIARTFKQRIHRD
- the ptsP gene encoding phosphoenolpyruvate--protein phosphotransferase; protein product: MLELTVEQISMGQSAVDKPAALQLLASHLVADGLVADGYLAGLQAREAQGSTFLGQGIAIPHGTPETRDQVFATGVRLMQFPDGVDWGDGQIVYLAIGIAAKSDEHLRLLQLLTRALGETDLGQALRRASSPEALLKLLQGAPQELALDAQMIGLGVSADDFEELVWRGARLLRQADCVSNGFAGVLQQVEALPLGDGLWWLHSEQTVKRPGLAFVTPDKPMRYLGQPLSGLFCLASLGEAHQALLERLCALLIEGRGHELGRATSSRKVLEVLGGELPADWPSARIALANAHGLHARPAKILAQLAKSFDGEIRIRIVDGQDSAVSVKSLSKLLSLGARRGQVLEIIAEPSIAADALPALLAAIEEGLGEEVEPLPAVSQQREVIADIAEVLSAPASGSLLQAIPAAPGIAIGPAHIQVQQAIDYPLRGESAAIERERLKQALADVRQDIQGLIERSKAKAIREIFITHQEMLDDPELTDEVDTRLKQGESAEAAWMAVIEAAAKQQEALQDALLAERAADLRDIGRRVLAQLCGVQTPAEPEQPYILVMDEVGPSDVARLDPARVAGILTARGGATAHSAIVARALGIPALVGAGAAVLLLKPGTPLLLDGQRGRLHVDADAATLQRASEERDTREQRLKAAAEQRHQPAHTTDGHAVEVFANIGESAGVASAVEQGAEGIGLLRTELIFMAHPQAPDEATQEAEYRRVLDGLAGRPLVVRTLDVGGDKPLPYWPIAKEENPFLGVRGIRLTLQRPQIMEAQLRALLRSADNRPLRIMFPMVGSVEEWRQARDMTERLRLEIPVTDLQLGIMIEVPSAALLAPVLAKEVDFFSVGTNDLTQYTLAIDRGHPTLSAQADGLHPAVLQLIDITVRAAHAHGKWVGVCGELAADPLAVPVLVGLGVDELSVSGRSIAEVKARIRELSLTQTQTLAQQALAVGSANEVRALVEAL